The Equus quagga isolate Etosha38 chromosome 12, UCLA_HA_Equagga_1.0, whole genome shotgun sequence genome includes a region encoding these proteins:
- the LOC124248200 gene encoding BPI fold-containing family A member 1-like: MKESLMPTSLAELDLEPQLPDFSERRCFIVFCGLLAQTTALLEAVPSPLDPTLPSSMIPDLEVSIPDVPGSLSSALSHGLLSEGLLGSLENLPLSDALKAEGVTSRGLFRGLLGKMVSAMPFLNVIDAKITNPQMLDLGLARSPRGRHLYVTIPLGMTLNVDVSLVGSLLKLVVNLNITAEL; this comes from the exons ATGAAGGAAAGCCTCATGCCCACGtccctggctgagctggacttGGAACCCCAGCTGCCTGATTTCTCAG agagaagatgtttCATTGTCTTCTGTGGGCTGCTGGCCCAGACCACAGCCCTGCTGGAAGCCGTGCCCTCGCCCCTGGACCCAACTCTGCCCTCGTCTATGATTCCAGACCTGGAAGTGAGTATCCCAGATGTTCCCGGAAGCTTGAGCAGTG CTCTCAGCCATGGCTTGCTCTCTGAGGGTCTGTTGGGCAGTCTCGAAAATCTTCCACTCTCGGATGCTCTGAAGGCTGAAGGAGTCACTTCCAGAGGCCTGTTTAGGGGCCTGCTTGGGAAAATGGTTTCAGCAATGCCTTTCCTGAACGTCATTGA TGCGAAGATCACTAACCCCCAGATGCTGGATCTTGGCCTTGCGCGGAGCCCTCGTGGCCGTCATCTCTATGTCACCATCCCTCTGGGCATGACCCTCAATGTGGATGTGT CCCTGGTCGGAAGTCTGTTAAAACTGGTTGTGAATCTAAACATCACTGCAGAACTCTGA
- the LOC124248199 gene encoding BPI fold-containing family A member 3-like yields MHPLWRLLVLLSLLALPSALHEQPWPGLDKAHMDSKSALARFISQGLMKHNAEGRIRNICLLDSLNVSGQMAPGMVGWLISSMKLQQRQEGSTNITNIQLDCGEIWMSFQKEWFSANFSLEFDTDMRLPFNNKIIKAHVHTNLVVEFWLEKDEFGRRDLVIGDCGVEPGSVHTTVLTQDCPPKMKHFLRNLRHNLKKVIPHQVESQVCPLTGEVLRQLDVKLLKSLMGSWSHDLNVSSPEKACCIVDLYYDTGLGCNLSRNSALSAQIHAPALRVCACDFQALPLQSADSARDWAACCM; encoded by the exons ATGCATCCACTCTGGAGGCTCCTGGTCCTCCTCAGCTTGCTGGCCTTGCCCTCGGCCCTGCACGagcagccctggcctggcctggacAAGGCCCACATGGACAGCAAGTCTGCCCTGGCGAGAT TTATTTCCCAGGGCCTCATGAAGCACAACGCAGAAGGCCGAATCCGGAATATCTGTCTCCTAGACAGTCTGAATGTCTCAGGCCAGATGGCCCCAGGGATGGTGGGCTGGCTAATTAGCAGCATGAAGCTTCAGCAGCGTCAAGAAGGCAG CACCAACATCACCAACATTCAGCTGGACTGTGGCGAGATCTGGATGTCTTTCCAGAAGGAGTGGTTCTCTGCAAACTTCTCCCTTGAATTCGACACTGACATGAGACT GCCCTTCAATAACAAGATCATAAAGGCGCATGTGCACACGAACCTCGTTGTGGAGTTCTGGCTGGAGAAAGACGAGTTTGGCCGGAGGGATCTGGTGATAGGCGATTGCGGCGTGGAGCCCGGCAGCGTCCACACGACAGTCCTGACTCA AGATTGCCCACcaaagatgaaacattttctCCGCAACCTCAGACACAATCTGAAAAAAGTTATCCCACACCAGGTAGAAAGTCAG GTGTGTCCTCTGACCGGTGAAGTCCTCAGGCAGCTGGATGTGAAACTGTTGAAAAGCCTcatgg gTTCCTGGAGCCATGACCTCAACGTGTCTTCTCCTGAAAAAGCTTGTTGCATAGTGGACCTCTATTATGATACTGGGTTGGGGTGTAATTTAAGCAGAAATTCAGCCCTGAGTGCTCAGATTCATGCCCCAGCGCTCCGTGTCTGTGCCTGTGACTTCCAGGCCCTTCCACTGCAGAGCGCTGACTCTGCCAGGGATTGGGCTGCGTGCTGCATGTAG